A window of Aeromicrobium sp. A1-2 contains these coding sequences:
- a CDS encoding response regulator transcription factor, with translation MSEHKPLRVLVYSDDRDVRAAVLSALGSRPHPDLPSFEYIECATEPVVFQHLDAGDIDLVVLDGEATPAGGLGMARQMKDEIFQAPPVLVLTGRPEDAWLATWSRAEAALPHPIEPIRLAEVVIDLARGVLQPG, from the coding sequence GTGAGTGAGCACAAGCCCCTGCGTGTCCTGGTCTACAGCGACGATCGCGACGTCCGCGCAGCAGTGCTGTCGGCGCTGGGATCCCGGCCGCATCCGGACCTTCCGTCCTTCGAATACATCGAGTGCGCGACCGAGCCGGTGGTGTTCCAGCACCTCGACGCGGGCGACATCGACCTGGTCGTCCTCGACGGCGAGGCGACGCCGGCCGGTGGTCTGGGCATGGCCCGACAGATGAAGGACGAGATCTTCCAGGCCCCTCCGGTGCTGGTGCTGACCGGGCGCCCGGAGGACGCGTGGCTGGCCACCTGGTCGCGTGCCGAGGCAGCGCTCCCGCACCCGATCGAGCCGATCCGTCTGGCCGAGGTCGTCATCGACCTGGCCCGCGGCGTGCTCCAGCCCGGCTGA
- a CDS encoding heme-copper oxidase subunit III, with protein sequence MGTIVWLSSELMFFAGLFAAYFTIRNISPELWSQETALLNIPFATINTTILVLSSVTCQFGVFAAERGKPGRSGKLSQIKLWGMREWFILTYFMGAIFIAGQATEYAALVTEHVTISSSPYGSLFYLATGFHGLHVIGGLIAFLLVIGRTFAARKFTHEQAISAIVVSYYWHFVDIVWVGLFATIYLIK encoded by the coding sequence GTGGGCACCATCGTGTGGCTATCCAGTGAGCTGATGTTCTTCGCGGGTTTGTTCGCGGCGTACTTCACGATCCGCAACATCTCCCCCGAGCTGTGGTCACAAGAGACCGCACTGCTCAACATCCCATTTGCCACGATCAACACCACGATCCTCGTGCTGTCGTCGGTGACCTGCCAGTTCGGCGTCTTCGCCGCAGAGCGGGGCAAGCCCGGCCGCAGTGGCAAGCTCAGCCAGATCAAGCTGTGGGGCATGCGCGAGTGGTTCATCCTGACCTACTTCATGGGCGCGATCTTCATCGCCGGCCAGGCCACCGAGTACGCCGCGTTGGTCACCGAGCACGTCACGATCTCCAGCTCGCCCTACGGCAGCCTGTTCTACCTTGCGACCGGATTCCACGGTCTGCACGTCATCGGGGGTCTGATCGCGTTCCTCCTGGTGATCGGGCGCACGTTCGCCGCCCGCAAGTTCACGCATGAGCAGGCAATCTCCGCGATCGTCGTGTCGTACTACTGGCACTTCGTGGACATCGTCTGGGTCGGTCTGTTCGCGACGATCTACCTCATCAAGTAA
- a CDS encoding long-chain fatty acid--CoA ligase, whose amino-acid sequence MTQAHSPEPGNLSLDILDRLPQHADDIALARVVNGAWEDVTLTTFHHDVLAMAKGLVAAGVSAGDRVALLSKTRYEWTVADYAIWWAGAATVPIYETSSTAQIAWILADSGAVAAIVETDAHLARVTEARSTAPDLTEVWTFDSGAVEQITARGADVSDEDLEARRAALTSDSLATLIYTSGTTGRPKGCKLTHGAFRYELGAAIDELPELFTREGASTLLFLPLAHVFARIIQVGAIRSGTKLGHTADVKDLVTHLGTFEPTFVLAVPRVFEKVFNTASSKAYADGKGKIFDRAAQTAISYSKALDGKRVGLALRTRHALFDKLVYGRLRDALGGHAEWAISGGAPLGDRLAHFYRGIGVTVLEGYGLTETTAALCVNTPSEQRIGTVGKPLPGTEVRVRADGELAFRGPQVFTGYWHNDAATAESIDAEGWFSTGDLGEVDDDGFVRITGRKKEIIVTAGGKNVAPAVLEDRVRASSYVSQCLVVGDGKPFIAALVTVDTEAWDGDLDDPALRTEIQKAVDEANTQVSQAESVRKFVILPEDWTEDNGYLTPSFKVKRNSVLRDYHDTIEALFAR is encoded by the coding sequence GTGACACAGGCACATTCACCCGAACCGGGCAATCTCTCCCTCGACATCCTCGACCGGCTCCCGCAGCACGCCGACGACATCGCGTTGGCGCGGGTCGTCAACGGGGCTTGGGAGGACGTCACGCTGACGACGTTCCACCACGACGTCCTCGCGATGGCCAAGGGCCTCGTCGCAGCGGGAGTCTCTGCCGGCGACCGCGTGGCTCTGCTGTCCAAGACGCGGTACGAGTGGACGGTCGCCGACTACGCGATCTGGTGGGCCGGGGCCGCGACCGTGCCGATCTACGAGACGTCGTCGACCGCGCAGATCGCGTGGATCCTGGCTGACTCCGGAGCCGTGGCGGCGATCGTCGAGACCGACGCGCACCTGGCCCGGGTCACGGAGGCACGGAGCACGGCGCCCGACCTCACCGAGGTCTGGACCTTCGACTCCGGTGCCGTCGAGCAGATCACCGCTCGTGGCGCCGACGTCAGCGACGAAGATCTCGAGGCACGCCGAGCCGCGCTCACCAGCGACTCCCTCGCGACGCTGATCTACACGTCCGGGACCACGGGGCGACCCAAGGGTTGCAAGCTCACCCACGGCGCATTCCGCTACGAGCTGGGTGCCGCAATCGATGAGCTGCCCGAGCTGTTCACCCGGGAGGGCGCCTCGACGCTGTTGTTCCTGCCCTTGGCGCACGTGTTCGCGCGCATCATCCAGGTCGGCGCAATCCGCTCAGGCACCAAGCTCGGACACACCGCCGACGTCAAGGATCTGGTGACGCACCTCGGGACGTTCGAGCCCACCTTCGTGCTCGCAGTCCCCCGCGTCTTCGAGAAGGTGTTCAACACCGCCAGCAGCAAGGCGTACGCCGATGGCAAGGGCAAGATCTTCGACCGGGCCGCGCAGACCGCGATCTCGTACAGCAAGGCCCTCGACGGCAAGCGGGTCGGACTGGCGCTGCGGACCCGACACGCGCTGTTCGACAAGCTCGTCTACGGCAGGCTGCGCGATGCCCTGGGCGGTCACGCCGAGTGGGCCATCTCAGGAGGGGCGCCCCTGGGCGACCGGTTGGCCCACTTCTACCGCGGGATCGGCGTCACGGTCCTGGAGGGCTACGGCCTGACCGAGACCACTGCGGCACTGTGCGTCAACACCCCCAGCGAGCAGCGGATCGGCACGGTCGGCAAGCCGCTTCCCGGCACCGAGGTGCGCGTCCGCGCGGACGGCGAGCTCGCCTTCCGGGGCCCCCAGGTCTTCACCGGCTACTGGCACAACGATGCGGCGACCGCCGAGTCCATCGACGCCGAAGGTTGGTTCTCCACCGGCGACCTCGGCGAGGTCGATGACGACGGATTCGTCCGCATCACTGGCCGCAAGAAAGAGATCATCGTGACGGCTGGCGGCAAGAACGTCGCCCCCGCGGTGCTCGAGGATCGTGTGCGTGCCAGCTCGTACGTGAGCCAGTGCCTCGTGGTGGGCGACGGCAAGCCCTTCATCGCGGCACTCGTCACGGTCGACACCGAGGCGTGGGACGGCGACCTCGACGACCCGGCCCTCAGGACCGAGATCCAGAAGGCCGTCGACGAGGCCAACACACAGGTCTCCCAGGCCGAGTCGGTCCGCAAGTTCGTGATTCTTCCCGAGGACTGGACCGAGGACAACGGCTATCTGACGCCGTCGTTCAAGGTCAAGCGCAACTCAGTGCTGCGCGACTATCACGACACGATCGAGGCGCTCTTCGCCAGATAG
- a CDS encoding SRPBCC family protein codes for MARTTSDIVIDAPADRIMAVIADFAAYPGWATGVKTADVVAAGADGRADQVHFVLDAAPIRDEYDLGYIWNGDNSVSWSLVEKGKMLTSMDGAYVLEPVDGSQTRVTYQLAVDVSVPLLGMLKRKAEKVIIDTALKGLKKQVEAL; via the coding sequence ATGGCGCGAACCACGAGCGACATAGTCATTGATGCTCCAGCCGATCGCATCATGGCCGTGATTGCGGACTTCGCCGCCTATCCGGGGTGGGCGACCGGGGTCAAGACCGCCGACGTCGTGGCGGCCGGGGCAGATGGCCGGGCCGACCAGGTGCACTTCGTCCTCGACGCCGCTCCCATCCGCGACGAGTACGACCTGGGCTACATCTGGAACGGCGACAACTCGGTCTCATGGAGCCTCGTAGAGAAGGGCAAAATGCTGACCTCGATGGATGGCGCATACGTCCTCGAACCGGTCGACGGCTCCCAGACCCGGGTGACCTACCAGCTTGCGGTCGACGTCTCTGTGCCGCTGCTCGGAATGCTGAAGCGCAAGGCTGAGAAGGTCATCATTGACACTGCGCTCAAGGGGTTGAAGAAACAGGTCGAAGCCCTGTGA
- a CDS encoding Lrp/AsnC family transcriptional regulator encodes MITAIVFIQADVSRLSEVAEQIAAIPGVSEVYSVTGDLDLVAMVRVRENDDIARVVADQLNKVAGVVSTQTQIAFQTFSQHDLEDAFSIGL; translated from the coding sequence ATGATCACCGCCATAGTCTTCATCCAGGCCGATGTCTCCCGCCTCTCGGAGGTTGCCGAGCAGATCGCCGCGATCCCCGGCGTCAGCGAGGTGTACTCGGTCACCGGCGACCTCGACCTCGTTGCCATGGTGCGAGTACGCGAGAACGACGACATCGCACGCGTCGTCGCCGATCAGCTCAACAAGGTAGCCGGCGTGGTCTCGACCCAGACGCAGATCGCTTTCCAGACGTTCAGCCAGCACGACTTGGAGGACGCCTTCTCGATCGGGCTGTAG
- a CDS encoding ubiquinol-cytochrome c reductase iron-sulfur subunit yields the protein MTDELDRLPDAEPVKDPGLPEHQYRPTDVDPAQERRAERQISAMFTVAMLLLVGFCVAYIMIDKDQVFLGWSAMNFALGSTLGGAMLLMGVGIIQWAKKLMGDHEMVEMRHPSASSQEDRAAVLEDLNAGISESGFGRRPMIRNSLFGALGFLGLPAIIMLRDLGPLPDGEQRETVWKKGMRVVNDVSGTPIKPSDLQVGQLVNAEPAIMYETDEEGEPLLHGTELLQAKSKAAVIVVRMRPEDVTPSKGRENWGIDGILCYSKICTHVGCPISLYEQQTHHVLCPCHQSTFDLADNGRVTFGPAHRPLPQLPLALDSEGYIVAVSDFPEIVAPSYPELARDQKKLDNKS from the coding sequence ATGACAGACGAGCTGGATCGCCTGCCTGACGCAGAGCCGGTCAAGGACCCGGGCCTCCCGGAGCACCAGTACCGCCCGACCGACGTCGACCCCGCGCAGGAGCGCCGTGCCGAACGGCAGATCTCCGCCATGTTCACCGTGGCAATGCTGCTGCTGGTCGGATTCTGCGTCGCCTACATCATGATCGACAAGGACCAGGTGTTCTTGGGCTGGTCAGCCATGAACTTCGCCCTCGGCTCGACCCTCGGCGGCGCAATGCTGCTGATGGGCGTCGGGATCATCCAGTGGGCCAAGAAGCTCATGGGTGACCACGAGATGGTCGAGATGCGTCATCCCTCGGCCTCGTCGCAGGAAGACCGCGCTGCGGTCCTCGAAGACCTCAATGCGGGAATCTCCGAGTCCGGCTTCGGCCGCCGCCCGATGATCCGCAACAGCCTCTTCGGCGCTCTCGGCTTCCTGGGCCTGCCGGCGATCATCATGCTCCGCGACCTGGGCCCGCTGCCCGACGGCGAGCAGCGCGAGACGGTGTGGAAGAAGGGCATGCGAGTCGTCAACGACGTCTCCGGCACCCCGATCAAGCCTTCGGACCTGCAGGTCGGTCAGCTCGTCAACGCCGAGCCGGCGATCATGTACGAGACCGACGAGGAGGGCGAGCCGCTCCTGCACGGCACCGAGCTCCTGCAGGCCAAGTCCAAGGCTGCCGTCATCGTCGTTCGCATGCGACCCGAGGACGTCACGCCGTCGAAGGGCCGCGAGAACTGGGGCATCGACGGCATCCTGTGCTACTCCAAGATCTGCACCCACGTCGGTTGCCCGATCAGCCTGTACGAGCAGCAGACCCACCACGTGCTGTGCCCGTGCCACCAGTCGACGTTCGACCTGGCCGACAACGGCCGCGTGACGTTCGGCCCGGCGCATCGGCCGCTCCCCCAGCTGCCCCTCGCGCTGGACTCCGAGGGCTACATCGTCGCCGTGAGCGACTTCCCCGAGATCGTCGCTCCGAGCTATCCCGAACTGGCGCGCGACCAGAAGAAGTTGGACAATAAGTCATGA
- a CDS encoding c-type cytochrome encodes MRKLSTRRRHPLAGLVVLLMGLVVVGGAYTAFAPKPAIAETASSQDVEAGRQLFLIGCASCHGKNAGGIETKRGGNYGPTLVGVGAAAVDFQVGTGRMPMARSAPQAPRKAPEYDAEETKQLAAYIASLAPGPVIPGKEYTDISGKTAEQISEGGEFFRTNCTACHNSVGAGGAMPGGKYAPTLKGVSTKHIAEAMITGPQQMPVFSDEVITPEDKSNVIAYVKAIQSQPNYGGVGGGGLGPVVDGMFTWIIGMGGLVLAAIWIGAHGARVKKK; translated from the coding sequence GTGCGGAAACTGTCCACCAGACGCCGGCATCCACTCGCCGGTCTTGTCGTCCTCCTCATGGGACTTGTCGTCGTCGGAGGGGCTTACACGGCGTTCGCGCCAAAGCCCGCAATTGCCGAGACGGCATCCTCACAGGATGTTGAAGCCGGCCGCCAACTGTTCCTCATCGGCTGCGCAAGCTGTCACGGCAAGAACGCCGGCGGCATCGAGACCAAGCGCGGCGGCAACTACGGCCCGACGCTGGTCGGTGTCGGCGCCGCTGCTGTCGACTTCCAGGTGGGCACCGGCCGCATGCCGATGGCCAGGAGCGCCCCGCAGGCCCCGCGCAAGGCGCCCGAGTATGACGCCGAGGAGACCAAGCAGCTCGCTGCCTACATCGCGTCGCTGGCCCCCGGCCCGGTCATCCCGGGCAAGGAGTACACCGACATCTCAGGCAAGACCGCCGAGCAGATCTCCGAGGGCGGCGAGTTCTTCCGCACCAACTGCACGGCATGCCACAACTCCGTCGGTGCCGGCGGCGCGATGCCGGGCGGCAAGTACGCCCCGACACTCAAGGGTGTCAGCACCAAACACATCGCCGAGGCCATGATCACCGGGCCTCAGCAGATGCCGGTCTTCTCCGACGAGGTCATCACGCCTGAGGACAAGAGCAACGTCATTGCGTACGTCAAGGCGATCCAGAGCCAGCCGAACTACGGCGGAGTGGGCGGCGGCGGCCTCGGCCCCGTCGTCGACGGCATGTTCACCTGGATCATCGGCATGGGCGGACTTGTGCTCGCTGCCATCTGGATCGGTGCACACGGAGCGAGGGTGAAGAAGAAATGA
- the trpD gene encoding anthranilate phosphoribosyltransferase codes for MTRTWPDVLSALVAREDLDAAATTWAMEEILSGNATPTQIAGFAIGLRSKGETLAEVQGLVDSMYHHATPLQIDGRVVDIVGTGGDRARTVNISTMSAVVIAGAGIQVVKHGNRAASSASGSADVLEQLGVRLDVPATRITEVLHATGITFCFAPVFHSSFRFTAVPRRELGIPTVFNFLGPLTNPARPAAMAVGVADARMAPIMAGVLAARGADAFVFRGEDGLDEITTTTATHVWVADGDSGLVSEDSIDPRALGFELTPGSELTGGDAAFNAKVFERVLGGEQSSVRTAVLLNAGAGIAAHEASGGDLEGRLRAGIERAKESIDSGSATRVLEAWAATTQTLV; via the coding sequence GTGACCCGAACCTGGCCGGATGTCCTCTCAGCGCTCGTCGCGAGGGAGGACCTGGACGCGGCCGCAACGACATGGGCCATGGAGGAGATCCTCTCCGGCAATGCCACGCCGACCCAGATCGCCGGTTTCGCGATCGGCTTGCGCAGCAAGGGCGAGACCTTGGCCGAGGTGCAGGGCCTGGTCGACTCGATGTACCACCATGCGACGCCGCTCCAGATCGATGGTCGGGTCGTCGACATCGTGGGCACGGGTGGCGACCGGGCCCGGACGGTCAACATCTCCACGATGTCCGCCGTCGTCATCGCGGGTGCGGGCATCCAGGTCGTCAAGCACGGCAATCGGGCGGCCTCCAGCGCGAGCGGCTCGGCCGACGTCCTCGAGCAACTGGGTGTGCGACTCGATGTACCGGCTACCCGGATCACCGAGGTTCTGCACGCGACCGGGATCACGTTCTGCTTTGCGCCGGTTTTCCACTCCTCGTTCCGGTTCACGGCCGTTCCGCGGCGTGAACTCGGGATCCCGACGGTCTTCAACTTCCTCGGTCCCCTGACGAATCCGGCGCGACCGGCCGCGATGGCGGTCGGCGTTGCCGATGCGCGGATGGCGCCGATCATGGCCGGCGTGCTGGCCGCGCGCGGTGCAGATGCTTTCGTCTTCCGCGGCGAGGACGGCCTCGACGAGATCACCACCACGACGGCGACCCACGTGTGGGTCGCGGACGGTGACTCCGGACTGGTGTCGGAGGACTCGATCGATCCGCGGGCGCTCGGCTTTGAGCTCACGCCCGGCTCCGAGCTCACGGGTGGCGATGCCGCGTTCAACGCCAAGGTCTTCGAACGCGTGCTGGGCGGTGAGCAGTCGTCGGTGCGCACTGCGGTGCTGCTGAACGCTGGCGCCGGCATCGCTGCGCACGAGGCATCCGGCGGAGACCTCGAAGGTCGGTTGCGCGCCGGGATCGAGCGCGCGAAGGAGTCGATCGACTCCGGATCGGCCACTCGGGTGCTGGAAGCCTGGGCGGCAACCACCCAGACCTTGGTCTAG
- a CDS encoding DEDD exonuclease domain-containing protein gives MVAVQGSFDELGRPLADTTFCVVDLETTGGSAAKGSQITEIGAVKIRGGEVIAEFQTLVNPDGAIPAFITVLTGITNQMVIGAPRIAEVLPSFLEFARGTVLVAHNAPFDVGFLKHYSRELSIPWPGFETLDTATLARRVLSREEVPNCKLSTLAARFGATTTPNHRALSDARATVDVLHALFERLGPLGVTTLEEVATYTSKVKPEQRKKRHLAEHLPQAPGVYLFRDRADEILYVGTSRNLRARTRSYFTKAETRTRMGEMVMLAQRIEGIVCATALEAQVRELRLIGRHRPPYNRRSPFPERLSWLKLTREPWPRLSIVRTILDDDADYIGPFRGRAAAEGALTALHDAFRIRQCTTKMGKKPRQTTCALAEMGHCLSPCDGSTNPETYAVEVSRVRSAMTGDPEELVTAVRTRMLDLARTERFEDAAIWRDRLTGFLRAVVRTQRLRELTGSGELVAAAPHPEGWEIHVIRFGRLAAAGVMPRGTHPIGWVDALLATAETVEPGFGPIPAATAEETETLLRWLDSPGLRMVRGAWHAPFGGAARHLSPFEDASTSWDDLQRPG, from the coding sequence ATGGTGGCCGTCCAGGGATCGTTCGACGAGCTCGGCCGTCCGTTGGCCGACACGACGTTCTGCGTCGTCGACCTCGAGACCACCGGCGGCTCCGCTGCCAAGGGCTCGCAGATCACCGAGATCGGGGCGGTCAAGATCCGCGGCGGTGAAGTCATCGCGGAGTTCCAGACGCTGGTCAACCCCGACGGTGCGATCCCGGCCTTCATCACGGTGCTGACCGGCATCACCAATCAGATGGTGATCGGCGCTCCCCGGATCGCGGAGGTGCTCCCGAGCTTCCTGGAGTTCGCACGCGGCACGGTCCTGGTCGCCCACAACGCGCCGTTCGACGTCGGCTTCCTCAAGCACTACAGCCGGGAGCTCTCGATCCCGTGGCCGGGCTTCGAGACGCTCGACACCGCGACGCTGGCGCGACGAGTGCTGTCTCGCGAGGAGGTTCCCAACTGCAAGCTGTCGACCCTCGCGGCGCGATTCGGCGCCACGACGACACCCAACCACCGGGCGCTCTCCGACGCGCGCGCCACGGTCGACGTCCTGCATGCACTGTTCGAGCGGCTCGGACCGCTGGGCGTCACGACCCTCGAGGAGGTCGCGACCTACACCAGCAAGGTCAAGCCCGAGCAGCGCAAGAAGCGCCACCTCGCCGAGCACCTGCCGCAGGCACCCGGCGTCTACCTGTTCCGCGACCGCGCGGACGAGATCCTCTACGTCGGCACCTCCCGCAACCTGCGGGCGCGGACCCGGTCCTACTTCACCAAGGCCGAGACCCGCACTCGCATGGGCGAGATGGTGATGCTGGCACAACGCATCGAGGGCATCGTGTGTGCCACGGCCCTGGAGGCGCAGGTCCGCGAGCTGCGCTTGATCGGCAGGCATCGCCCGCCCTACAACCGGCGGTCCCCGTTCCCCGAGCGGCTGAGCTGGCTCAAGCTGACCCGCGAGCCGTGGCCGCGGCTGTCGATCGTTCGCACAATCCTGGACGACGACGCCGACTACATCGGGCCGTTCCGAGGCCGTGCCGCCGCGGAGGGCGCCCTCACGGCCCTGCACGACGCTTTCCGGATCCGGCAGTGCACCACCAAGATGGGCAAGAAGCCCCGGCAGACCACGTGCGCCCTCGCCGAGATGGGCCACTGCCTGTCACCGTGCGACGGGTCGACGAACCCGGAGACCTACGCCGTCGAGGTTTCACGGGTGCGCAGCGCCATGACCGGAGACCCCGAGGAGCTCGTGACCGCCGTGCGGACGCGCATGCTCGACCTCGCCCGCACCGAGCGGTTCGAGGACGCAGCGATCTGGCGTGACCGACTGACCGGCTTCCTGCGCGCTGTCGTACGCACACAGCGGCTCCGGGAGCTGACCGGCAGCGGCGAGCTCGTCGCCGCCGCTCCCCACCCGGAGGGCTGGGAGATCCACGTCATCCGGTTCGGCCGGCTCGCTGCGGCGGGCGTGATGCCGCGCGGAACGCATCCGATCGGCTGGGTCGATGCGCTTCTCGCAACGGCTGAGACGGTCGAGCCGGGCTTCGGTCCCATCCCGGCGGCCACCGCCGAGGAGACAGAGACGCTGCTGCGCTGGCTCGACTCCCCCGGTCTGCGCATGGTCCGCGGGGCGTGGCACGCGCCGTTCGGAGGAGCGGCCCGACACCTGTCACCGTTCGAAGACGCCAGCACCTCCTGGGATGACCTGCAGCGCCCGGGCTAG
- a CDS encoding C40 family peptidase, with protein sequence MRLPATRKRRHGIAAAAALALIGGLFVLPSAGADPAVTPKDVENAFHKAEAMNEQVNQLGVEVEQTQAEIDDISDDIARDLKVYNRQKAELGAAIVQQQMDAPLGPSISLLSSDDPDQFLAGLGAVQALNSTRADALEQFGETSKELKNRRAQLEDRKADLAAATKEADTKRAAIQAKYQEAKAELARLTAAQQATFNTSDTTVDFKVEASGRAKQAVAFALAQLGEPYRYGGAGPNSWDCSGLMQKAWAAAGVSIPRVVGPQMSAAKRIPMSQLAPGDLVAYSNMQHIGMYLGNGRVVHAPRPGKSVEITGLGGFSVGGRVG encoded by the coding sequence GTGCGCTTGCCCGCTACCCGAAAACGTCGACACGGAATCGCCGCTGCCGCGGCACTGGCCCTGATCGGTGGACTCTTCGTCCTCCCGTCAGCCGGCGCGGATCCTGCCGTTACCCCCAAGGACGTGGAGAACGCCTTCCACAAGGCCGAGGCGATGAACGAGCAGGTCAACCAACTCGGCGTCGAGGTCGAGCAGACCCAGGCCGAGATCGACGACATCAGCGACGACATCGCCCGCGACCTCAAGGTCTACAACCGGCAGAAGGCCGAGCTCGGCGCCGCGATCGTCCAGCAGCAGATGGATGCACCCCTCGGGCCCAGCATCAGCCTGTTGAGCAGCGATGACCCCGATCAGTTCCTCGCTGGCCTCGGTGCGGTGCAGGCGCTCAACAGCACCCGAGCCGACGCGCTCGAGCAGTTCGGCGAGACGAGCAAGGAGCTCAAGAACCGTCGCGCGCAGCTCGAGGATCGCAAGGCCGACCTCGCTGCAGCGACGAAGGAAGCCGACACCAAGCGTGCCGCCATCCAGGCGAAGTATCAGGAAGCCAAGGCCGAACTGGCTCGGCTCACCGCCGCCCAGCAGGCCACGTTCAACACAAGCGACACGACGGTCGACTTCAAGGTTGAGGCCTCCGGTCGCGCCAAGCAGGCCGTCGCTTTCGCGCTCGCTCAGCTCGGCGAGCCGTACCGATACGGCGGCGCCGGCCCCAACTCGTGGGACTGCTCCGGTTTGATGCAGAAGGCTTGGGCCGCCGCTGGCGTCTCGATCCCGCGTGTCGTGGGGCCGCAGATGAGCGCGGCCAAGCGGATCCCGATGAGCCAGTTGGCGCCGGGTGACCTGGTCGCCTACAGCAACATGCAGCACATCGGGATGTACCTCGGCAACGGTCGCGTCGTGCACGCGCCCCGCCCGGGCAAGAGCGTCGAGATCACCGGACTCGGTGGATTCAGCGTCGGCGGGCGGGTTGGCTGA
- a CDS encoding ROK family glucokinase: protein MTQAVGVDIGGTKIAAGLVSDAGQILDSVAEPTPDDSTKIPAIVADLVDRLVGDQPVAGVGIGAAGFVGEDRATVRFAPNIDWREEPLAERVRSLVDLPVVVENDANAAAWGEFRFGAGEDTDDLLLVTIGTGIGGGVVHHGQLFRGGFGVAAEIGHMRLVPNGILCGCGQHGCFEQYASGRALVRDARERVANGGEGTAAIAALADGDSGRITGPAITRLAQGGDPLALELLADVGRWIGEGIAVLTTILDPSVIAIGGGVAAAGDLLLVSVIEAFEIHLPARAHRPEAAVRLAALGNDAGIIGAADLARLESN from the coding sequence ATGACACAAGCAGTAGGCGTCGACATCGGGGGGACCAAGATCGCGGCCGGCCTGGTCTCCGATGCCGGCCAGATCCTCGATTCTGTGGCCGAGCCCACCCCCGACGACTCGACCAAGATCCCAGCGATCGTCGCCGATCTCGTTGACCGGTTGGTCGGCGATCAACCGGTCGCCGGTGTCGGCATCGGAGCAGCCGGGTTCGTCGGCGAGGATCGCGCGACGGTGCGGTTCGCGCCCAACATCGACTGGCGGGAGGAGCCGCTCGCTGAGCGCGTGCGGTCGCTCGTCGACCTCCCTGTGGTCGTCGAGAACGACGCGAACGCGGCGGCATGGGGTGAATTCCGTTTCGGTGCCGGCGAGGACACTGACGACCTGTTGCTCGTCACGATCGGCACCGGCATCGGCGGCGGTGTCGTTCACCATGGACAACTGTTCCGCGGGGGCTTCGGTGTCGCGGCCGAGATCGGCCACATGCGGTTGGTCCCGAACGGCATCCTGTGCGGCTGTGGCCAGCATGGTTGCTTCGAGCAGTACGCCAGCGGGCGGGCGTTGGTCCGCGACGCACGTGAGCGGGTCGCCAACGGCGGCGAGGGCACCGCCGCGATCGCGGCGTTGGCTGACGGCGACTCGGGCCGCATCACCGGGCCTGCGATCACCAGGCTGGCGCAGGGCGGAGATCCTCTCGCACTCGAACTGCTTGCCGACGTCGGACGCTGGATCGGCGAGGGCATCGCGGTGCTGACCACGATCCTGGACCCCAGCGTCATCGCGATCGGCGGCGGTGTCGCTGCCGCTGGCGACTTGCTGCTCGTCTCGGTCATCGAGGCCTTCGAGATCCACCTGCCTGCACGCGCCCACCGGCCAGAGGCTGCGGTACGGCTGGCGGCGCTCGGCAACGACGCGGGGATCATCGGCGCTGCCGATCTCGCCAGGCTGGAGTCGAACTGA